A genomic region of Roseateles amylovorans contains the following coding sequences:
- a CDS encoding ankyrin repeat domain-containing protein translates to MTAVLAAVLAAAGWPVDVRAQSSGAETPSAAGPAGPAGAGNPSAATRPPQTGPLPELLVAARNDYGGKVMSLLLAGADPNASDGQRNTALHVAVREESPSALAALLKSPAVDVNAINQAGETPLMLAALKGQLDWCQALVARGALVNDAGWSALHYAAAGPNEAVVRWLIGQGAALDARSPNGTTALMMAAGYGGLTSAEILMAAGADAALRNDQQMTAADFARRAGQDELAAQLDQHAKAPRPSASTPKTQKSP, encoded by the coding sequence ATGACCGCCGTCCTGGCCGCTGTCCTGGCCGCTGCGGGCTGGCCGGTCGACGTGCGGGCCCAATCTTCGGGCGCTGAGACGCCCTCTGCGGCAGGGCCGGCCGGTCCGGCGGGTGCCGGGAATCCGTCAGCGGCGACGCGCCCGCCCCAAACGGGGCCGCTGCCCGAGCTCCTGGTGGCGGCGCGCAACGACTACGGCGGCAAGGTGATGAGCCTGCTGCTGGCGGGCGCGGACCCCAATGCCTCGGATGGGCAGCGCAACACCGCGCTGCATGTGGCGGTCCGTGAGGAATCGCCCAGCGCGCTGGCGGCGCTGCTGAAAAGCCCGGCGGTGGACGTCAATGCCATCAACCAAGCCGGCGAAACGCCGCTGATGCTGGCGGCCCTCAAGGGGCAACTGGACTGGTGCCAGGCACTGGTGGCCCGCGGCGCGCTGGTCAACGATGCCGGCTGGTCAGCGCTGCACTATGCCGCTGCCGGCCCCAACGAGGCGGTGGTGCGCTGGCTGATCGGGCAGGGCGCCGCCCTGGATGCCCGCTCGCCCAACGGCACCACGGCGCTGATGATGGCCGCTGGCTACGGCGGCCTGACCAGCGCCGAGATCCTGATGGCAGCCGGCGCGGATGCCGCCCTGCGCAACGACCAGCAGATGACCGCGGCCGATTTCGCCCGTCGCGCCGGTCAGGACGAGCTGGCCGCCCAGTTGGACCAGCACGCCAAGGCTCCCCGGCCGTCGGCATCCACGCCCAAGACCCAGAAGTCACCCTGA
- a CDS encoding TatD family hydrolase, producing MYIDSHCHLSFPELKAQLPDLLAAMAAAQVTEAICISTTMEEFPEVRALADDHAQLWATVGVHPDNEDVHEPTLEELVAGAAHPKVVAIGETGLDYYRLNGRSVADMEWQRERFRTHIRAARQTAKPLVIHTRSSAEDTLRLMREEGADQPGGVLHCFTETMDVARAALDLGFYISFSGIVTFKNAADLREVAKMVPADRMLIETDSPYLAPVPYRGKLNQPAYVPHVAALIADVRGDSVARVAEQCTANTRRLFKLPAA from the coding sequence ATGTACATCGATTCCCACTGCCACCTCAGTTTCCCCGAGCTCAAGGCTCAGTTGCCCGACCTGCTGGCCGCCATGGCCGCCGCGCAGGTCACCGAGGCGATCTGCATCAGCACCACGATGGAGGAGTTCCCCGAGGTGCGGGCGCTGGCGGACGACCATGCCCAGCTGTGGGCGACGGTGGGCGTGCATCCCGACAACGAGGACGTGCATGAGCCGACGCTGGAGGAACTGGTGGCCGGCGCGGCCCATCCCAAGGTGGTGGCCATCGGCGAGACGGGTCTGGACTACTACCGGCTCAATGGCCGCAGCGTGGCCGACATGGAATGGCAACGCGAGCGCTTCCGCACCCATATCCGGGCCGCCCGCCAGACGGCCAAACCGCTGGTGATCCACACCCGCTCCAGTGCCGAGGACACGCTGCGCCTGATGCGCGAAGAGGGCGCCGACCAGCCCGGCGGCGTGCTGCACTGCTTCACCGAGACGATGGACGTGGCCCGCGCGGCGCTGGACCTGGGCTTCTACATCTCGTTCTCCGGCATCGTGACCTTCAAGAATGCGGCCGACCTGCGCGAGGTCGCCAAGATGGTGCCCGCCGACCGCATGCTGATCGAGACCGACAGCCCCTACCTGGCGCCGGTGCCCTACCGCGGCAAGCTCAACCAGCCGGCCTATGTGCCGCATGTGGCGGCGTTGATCGCCGATGTGCGCGGTGACTCCGTGGCGCGGGTGGCTGAGCAATGCACCGCCAACACCCGTCGACTCTTCAAGCTGCCGGCCGCCTGA
- a CDS encoding PilZ domain-containing protein — protein MNPTSPTGAAPAAPAAAGGTRPSVIQLVFKEKGALYAAYIPIFSEGGIFVPTTRDYKLGEDIYLLMSLPEDPQRYPVAGKVAWLTPPNASGGRTQGVGVRFPGDEKTRVIKLKIEELLGTAISSAKPTQTI, from the coding sequence ATGAACCCGACCTCGCCAACCGGCGCCGCGCCTGCCGCTCCTGCGGCCGCTGGCGGCACGCGCCCCAGCGTGATCCAGCTGGTGTTCAAGGAAAAGGGCGCGCTCTACGCGGCCTACATCCCGATCTTCTCGGAAGGCGGCATCTTTGTGCCGACCACCCGCGACTACAAGCTGGGCGAAGACATCTACCTGCTGATGAGCTTGCCCGAGGATCCGCAGCGCTACCCGGTGGCCGGCAAGGTGGCTTGGCTGACGCCGCCCAATGCCTCGGGTGGCCGCACCCAGGGCGTGGGTGTGCGCTTCCCCGGCGACGAGAAAACCCGGGTCATCAAGCTCAAGATCGAAGAACTGCTGGGCACGGCGATCTCCTCGGCCAAGCCGACTCAGACCATCTGA
- the holB gene encoding DNA polymerase III subunit delta', with the protein MVTAAQVHASAHTDEATALAQDGTLPLPWLRDPLQQALTQGRSHALLLQGPAGVGQFDLAILLAQAWLCEARTGTDQPGCGHCPSCHLLRSRSHPDFQILLPDALKESLGYGAADSEGGEGTTKASKTKPSREIKIEAVRQMLSFAQISAARGKAKVVVVYPAEALNTVAANALLKTLEEPAELLRFVLASAAPQQLLPTIRSRCQPLQMALPARDAALQWLQGQGVASPEVLLDATGGRPQEALLWSEEGIAAKTWLELPRRIARGEAQALTDWPVPRAIAAMQRLVHDLMRIAHGAPPSFFPRDALPKLPAVRATLDQWARTLAQAARHAEHPLNAGLLMESLVAQGQQAMRPAR; encoded by the coding sequence ATGGTGACCGCCGCCCAGGTTCATGCGTCGGCCCACACCGACGAGGCCACCGCCCTGGCGCAAGACGGCACCTTGCCCTTGCCCTGGCTGCGCGATCCGCTGCAGCAGGCGCTGACGCAAGGCCGCAGCCATGCGCTGCTGCTGCAGGGCCCGGCGGGCGTCGGGCAGTTCGACCTGGCGATCCTGCTGGCCCAGGCCTGGCTTTGCGAGGCGCGCACCGGCACCGATCAACCCGGTTGCGGCCATTGCCCGAGCTGCCACTTGCTGCGCTCGCGCTCCCATCCTGACTTCCAGATCCTGCTGCCCGATGCGCTCAAGGAGTCGCTTGGCTATGGCGCGGCCGACAGCGAGGGCGGCGAGGGCACGACCAAGGCCAGCAAGACCAAGCCCAGTCGCGAGATCAAGATCGAAGCGGTGCGGCAGATGCTGTCCTTCGCTCAGATCAGCGCGGCCCGCGGCAAGGCCAAGGTGGTGGTGGTCTACCCGGCCGAGGCCTTGAACACCGTCGCCGCCAATGCCTTGCTCAAGACGTTGGAGGAGCCCGCCGAGCTGCTGCGCTTCGTCCTGGCCAGTGCGGCACCGCAGCAACTGCTGCCGACCATTCGCAGCCGTTGCCAGCCGCTGCAGATGGCGCTGCCGGCGCGCGACGCCGCGCTGCAATGGCTGCAGGGGCAGGGCGTGGCCTCACCGGAGGTGCTGCTCGATGCCACCGGGGGGCGGCCGCAAGAGGCGCTGCTCTGGAGCGAGGAGGGCATTGCCGCCAAGACCTGGCTGGAACTGCCGCGCCGCATTGCCCGGGGCGAGGCCCAGGCGTTGACCGACTGGCCGGTGCCTCGGGCGATTGCCGCGATGCAGCGGCTGGTCCATGACCTGATGCGCATCGCCCATGGCGCCCCGCCCAGCTTCTTCCCCCGTGATGCATTGCCGAAACTGCCCGCGGTCCGTGCGACGCTGGACCAATGGGCGCGTACGCTTGCGCAAGCGGCGCGTCATGCCGAACATCCGTTGAACGCCGGCTTGCTGATGGAATCCCTGGTTGCGCAGGGACAGCAAGCCATGCGGCCCGCCCGCTGA
- the tmk gene encoding dTMP kinase, producing the protein MSGRFITFEGIDGAGKSTHIDSVARHLRDRGADLVQTREPGGTPLAESLRELFLHRNMDGLTEALLVFAARRDHVRAVIAPALAQGRTVLCDRFTDASFAYQGGGRGMDEAVLTTLEGWVQEGREPDLTFWFDVDPAIAAARRAQAREADRLEQLDLDFFARVRGAYARRAAQAPQRIVRIDAARTIDGVADQIRAELERRGW; encoded by the coding sequence GTGAGCGGCAGATTCATCACTTTCGAGGGCATCGACGGGGCTGGCAAGTCCACCCACATCGACAGCGTGGCCCGTCATCTGCGAGACCGCGGCGCGGACCTGGTGCAGACCCGCGAGCCCGGCGGCACGCCGCTGGCCGAGTCCCTGCGCGAGCTGTTCCTGCACCGCAACATGGACGGCCTGACCGAGGCGCTGCTCGTCTTCGCCGCCCGGCGCGACCATGTGCGGGCGGTCATTGCCCCCGCCCTGGCCCAGGGCCGCACCGTGCTGTGCGACCGCTTCACCGATGCCAGCTTCGCCTACCAGGGCGGCGGCCGCGGCATGGACGAGGCGGTGCTCACCACCCTGGAAGGCTGGGTGCAGGAGGGGCGTGAGCCGGACCTGACCTTCTGGTTCGATGTCGATCCCGCCATCGCCGCCGCCCGCCGGGCGCAGGCCCGCGAGGCCGACCGGCTTGAACAACTGGACCTGGATTTCTTTGCCCGGGTGCGCGGCGCCTATGCCCGGCGCGCGGCGCAGGCGCCGCAGCGCATCGTGCGCATCGATGCGGCCCGGACGATCGACGGCGTGGCCGATCAGATCCGCGCCGAACTGGAGCGCCGAGGATGGTGA
- the mltG gene encoding endolytic transglycosylase MltG, with the protein MRLCLAVLLLVGGAVGAGWWWLQQPLMLDKDSLELSIEPGTPPLQVAQAWVSAGVQTDPRWLYEWFRWSGQAKKIRAGSYEVHTGITPRELLDKMVRGDQTLEQLRLIEGWNFRQLRAAIAAAPALKQTTATMTEAEIMAALGEPGVAAEGRFFPDTYAYSRGVSDLTVLKRAHALMRKRLESAWSGRGDGLPLRTPEEALILASIVEKETGAPADRGLVAAVFINRLKAGMPLQTDPTVIYGLGESFDGNLRKIHLQTDTAFNTYTRGGLPPTPIAMPGLASLQAALHPTPSKALYFVARGDGTSQFSDDLAAHNRAVNKYQRGH; encoded by the coding sequence ATGCGGCTGTGCCTGGCCGTGTTGCTGCTGGTCGGCGGCGCCGTCGGCGCCGGCTGGTGGTGGCTGCAGCAGCCGCTGATGCTGGACAAGGACAGTCTCGAGCTGTCGATCGAGCCGGGCACGCCGCCGCTGCAGGTCGCCCAGGCCTGGGTCAGCGCCGGGGTGCAGACCGATCCGCGCTGGCTATACGAATGGTTCCGCTGGTCGGGCCAGGCCAAGAAGATCCGCGCCGGCAGCTATGAGGTGCATACCGGCATCACGCCGCGTGAGCTGCTCGACAAGATGGTCCGCGGCGACCAGACGCTGGAGCAGTTGCGCCTGATCGAGGGCTGGAACTTCCGCCAACTGCGCGCCGCCATCGCCGCCGCCCCCGCGCTGAAGCAGACCACCGCCACCATGACCGAGGCCGAGATCATGGCCGCCCTGGGCGAGCCCGGCGTGGCCGCGGAAGGCCGCTTCTTCCCGGACACCTATGCCTACAGCCGCGGCGTCAGCGATCTGACGGTGCTCAAGCGTGCCCATGCCCTGATGCGCAAGCGGCTGGAAAGCGCCTGGTCCGGTCGCGGCGACGGCCTGCCGCTGCGCACGCCGGAAGAGGCGCTGATCCTGGCTTCCATCGTCGAGAAGGAAACCGGCGCGCCGGCCGATCGGGGGCTGGTGGCGGCGGTCTTCATCAACCGGCTCAAGGCCGGCATGCCGCTGCAGACCGATCCGACGGTGATCTACGGCCTGGGCGAGAGCTTCGACGGCAACCTGCGCAAGATCCATCTGCAGACCGATACCGCCTTCAACACCTACACCCGCGGCGGCCTGCCGCCCACGCCGATCGCCATGCCGGGCCTGGCCTCGCTGCAGGCGGCCTTGCATCCGACACCGTCCAAGGCCTTGTATTTCGTTGCACGCGGTGACGGAACCAGCCAGTTCAGTGACGACCTCGCCGCGCATAATCGCGCGGTCAACAAATACCAGCGTGGGCACTGA
- the ygfZ gene encoding CAF17-like 4Fe-4S cluster assembly/insertion protein YgfZ → MTEISRQDSQPSSHPSAAPSVGAVRLSDWGVMRAQGEEAAKFLHSQLTQDLALQTTSQARLAGYCSPKGRLLATMVAVKPDDQTVLMALPADVLPATLKRLSMFVMRAKCKLTDASADWAVWGLAGEPAAQWLQARLGEAPPAAVWTVGRAEVDGAQVLVTRLPDDGTGPRFLMLQPAVAPAPTLPALAEAEWQGLDVRAGLAWVRQATVEQFVPQMLNLELIGGVNFQKGCYPGQEIVARSQYRGTIKRRTQAFALADGTVAQLGQEIFHSEDPEQPAGMVAALGEQAGHPLVLAEVKLAALEAGSLHLGSAAGPVLTPRALPYTIGEPQ, encoded by the coding sequence ATGACCGAGATCTCCCGCCAAGATTCCCAACCGTCCTCTCATCCGTCTGCTGCCCCGTCGGTGGGCGCGGTGCGGCTGTCCGACTGGGGCGTGATGCGCGCCCAGGGCGAAGAGGCCGCGAAGTTCCTGCACAGCCAGCTCACCCAGGACCTGGCGCTGCAGACCACCAGCCAAGCCCGGCTGGCCGGCTATTGCTCGCCCAAGGGCCGGCTGCTGGCCACGATGGTGGCCGTCAAGCCGGACGACCAGACCGTGCTGATGGCCCTGCCCGCCGATGTGCTGCCCGCCACGCTGAAGCGCCTGTCGATGTTCGTGATGCGCGCCAAGTGCAAGCTGACCGATGCCAGCGCCGACTGGGCGGTCTGGGGCCTGGCCGGTGAGCCGGCCGCGCAATGGCTGCAAGCCCGTCTGGGCGAAGCGCCGCCCGCCGCGGTGTGGACCGTCGGACGCGCAGAGGTCGACGGCGCCCAGGTGCTGGTCACCCGCCTGCCCGACGACGGCACCGGCCCGCGCTTCCTGATGCTGCAGCCCGCCGTCGCCCCGGCACCGACGCTGCCCGCGTTGGCCGAGGCCGAATGGCAGGGTCTGGATGTCCGCGCCGGCCTGGCCTGGGTGCGGCAGGCGACGGTGGAACAGTTCGTGCCCCAGATGCTGAACCTGGAATTGATCGGCGGCGTGAATTTCCAGAAAGGATGCTATCCGGGCCAGGAGATCGTCGCCCGCAGCCAGTACCGAGGCACGATCAAGCGCCGCACCCAGGCCTTTGCGCTGGCGGACGGCACCGTCGCGCAGCTCGGCCAGGAGATCTTTCACAGCGAGGACCCGGAACAACCGGCCGGCATGGTGGCCGCCTTGGGTGAGCAAGCCGGGCATCCGCTGGTGCTGGCGGAGGTCAAACTGGCCGCACTGGAGGCGGGCAGCCTGCATCTGGGCAGCGCCGCCGGCCCGGTGCTGACGCCGCGCGCGCTGCCCTACACGATCGGAGAGCCGCAATGA
- a CDS encoding DUF4936 family protein, whose amino-acid sequence MTSQEPIELYVYYRVHADQVPEALAVFEQTRAGEPVRLLQRRDHDPVFQTWMEIYDTALTDPVGTERRIAATLGPFAQGPRHREAFVAVAGPGKGP is encoded by the coding sequence ATGACGTCACAGGAACCGATCGAGCTGTACGTCTACTACCGCGTCCATGCCGACCAGGTGCCCGAAGCGCTGGCCGTGTTCGAGCAGACGCGCGCCGGCGAGCCGGTGCGGCTGCTGCAGCGACGCGACCACGACCCGGTCTTCCAGACCTGGATGGAAATCTATGACACCGCCTTGACCGATCCGGTCGGGACGGAACGCCGCATTGCTGCCACCTTGGGTCCGTTTGCCCAGGGTCCCCGCCACCGCGAGGCCTTTGTCGCCGTCGCAGGACCGGGGAAAGGCCCCTGA
- the ybaL gene encoding YbaL family putative K(+) efflux transporter, which translates to MEHNVSLISTLAVGFGLALILGFVAERLKLPALVGYLLAGIAIGPATPGFVADMNIASQLSEIGVMLLMFGVGLHFSFKDLMAVKRIALPGALVQMSVATLLGMGLAMWWGWSTGAALIFGLSLSCASTVVLLKALEARGAIESVNGRIAIGWLVVEDLATVLILVLLPPLAPVLGGASVGPASDAPLWQAIAQTLAQMAAFVILMLVVGRRLLPWLLWQVARTGSRELFTLSVVAVAIGIAFGASELFHVSFALGAFFAGMVMRESEYSHRAAQESLPLRDSFSVLFFVSVGMLFDPMTLVDQPLHLLAVVAIIVVGKALASAVLVLAFRYPLNTAMTVSASLAQIGEFSFILAGLGLQLQLLPKDGMNLVLAGALISIAINPLMFAMIQPVQRWVLARSAFARKLEARDDPYAELPQTTDRQFLEGQVVLVGYGRVGRRIADALTEREIPFVVADQSRETVEALRKRGMAAVSGEASDPMVLVQAHIANAAMLVVAVPDSMKARQMAEIARQLNPQIEIVLRTHGEEESELLRREKLGTVFYGEEELAKGMSRHVLQRFNAPMTEDIAPLITTVAH; encoded by the coding sequence ATGGAACACAACGTCTCGCTCATCAGCACCCTTGCCGTCGGCTTCGGCCTGGCGCTCATCCTCGGCTTTGTCGCCGAACGGTTGAAACTGCCCGCGCTGGTCGGCTATTTGCTGGCCGGTATCGCCATCGGACCGGCCACGCCGGGCTTTGTGGCGGACATGAACATCGCCTCGCAGCTGTCGGAAATCGGCGTGATGCTGCTGATGTTCGGAGTGGGCCTGCATTTCTCGTTCAAGGACCTGATGGCGGTCAAGCGCATTGCGCTGCCGGGTGCGTTGGTGCAGATGTCGGTGGCCACGCTGCTGGGCATGGGCCTGGCGATGTGGTGGGGCTGGAGCACCGGGGCGGCGTTGATCTTCGGCCTGTCGCTGTCGTGCGCGAGCACGGTGGTGCTGCTGAAGGCACTGGAGGCGCGCGGCGCGATTGAATCGGTCAACGGCCGGATCGCCATCGGCTGGTTGGTGGTGGAGGATCTGGCCACGGTGCTGATCCTGGTGCTGCTGCCACCGCTGGCCCCGGTGCTGGGCGGTGCCAGCGTGGGCCCGGCCTCGGACGCCCCGCTGTGGCAGGCGATTGCCCAGACGCTGGCGCAGATGGCGGCCTTCGTGATTCTGATGCTGGTGGTGGGACGGCGCCTCCTGCCCTGGCTGCTGTGGCAGGTGGCGCGCACCGGGTCGCGGGAGCTGTTCACGCTGTCGGTGGTGGCCGTGGCGATCGGCATTGCCTTCGGCGCGTCGGAGCTGTTCCATGTCTCGTTTGCGCTGGGCGCATTCTTCGCCGGCATGGTGATGCGGGAATCGGAATACAGCCACCGTGCGGCGCAGGAATCGCTGCCGTTGCGGGACTCGTTCTCGGTGCTGTTCTTCGTCTCGGTCGGCATGTTGTTCGATCCGATGACGCTGGTCGACCAGCCGCTGCACCTGCTGGCGGTGGTCGCGATCATCGTGGTGGGCAAGGCGCTGGCCTCGGCGGTGCTGGTGCTGGCCTTCCGCTATCCGCTCAACACGGCGATGACGGTCTCCGCCAGCCTGGCGCAGATCGGCGAATTCAGCTTCATCCTGGCGGGCCTGGGCCTGCAGCTGCAACTGCTGCCCAAGGACGGCATGAACCTGGTGCTGGCGGGCGCGCTGATCTCGATCGCGATCAATCCGCTGATGTTCGCCATGATCCAGCCGGTGCAGCGCTGGGTGCTGGCCCGATCGGCCTTCGCGCGCAAGCTGGAGGCGCGGGACGACCCCTACGCGGAACTGCCGCAGACCACCGACCGTCAGTTCCTGGAGGGTCAGGTGGTGCTGGTGGGCTACGGGCGCGTGGGCCGCCGGATCGCCGATGCGCTGACCGAGCGGGAGATCCCGTTCGTGGTCGCCGACCAGAGCCGTGAGACGGTCGAGGCGCTGCGCAAGCGCGGCATGGCGGCAGTCAGCGGCGAGGCCAGCGACCCGATGGTGCTGGTACAGGCCCACATCGCCAATGCCGCGATGCTGGTGGTGGCGGTGCCGGATTCGATGAAGGCCCGGCAGATGGCCGAGATCGCCCGGCAGCTGAATCCGCAGATCGAGATCGTGCTGCGCACCCATGGCGAAGAGGAATCCGAACTGCTGCGCCGCGAGAAGCTGGGCACCGTGTTCTATGGCGAGGAGGAGCTCGCCAAGGGCATGAGCCGGCATGTGCTGCAGCGCTTCAATGCGCCGATGACCGAGGACATCGCCCCGCTGATCACCACGGTGGCGCATTGA
- a CDS encoding alpha/beta hydrolase family protein: MHAVSSAAHAAPIHARWLAAAIGTSLLMSACGGGPPKARVEDQQQQRDFASRGYVGAAESVAVQTLPLRLRNDFYRLSLTSGGGSAARPVVLYLPGLGESEHAGHAWRNAWAAAGYAVLAVQPLEDDATAWGSELARAAEFTQLGRRHFAEAELRRRVARLDELLGEVQRLGRAGEAPWRSLDWSRAALAGFDLGAQTAMTIAGESLSDGTRLSLTSWTPRAVIVISPQVMSAPQPAHYQSIAMPVLGITGDHDDDLLGLVPQTRWRSAPFDAVPADRSWLLRVDAVRHAPLSGTEGPPTPEKTEGQQRRSSGESGGGGGGRRRGGGGGMGGMGGGPQGVPGRMAPVPDVPDYRGLHQQQLALIAARQVSVAFLDLQLKQSAQARDWLAGPANVWMGQSGRLSAAALR; encoded by the coding sequence GTGCATGCCGTCTCCTCGGCGGCCCACGCGGCGCCGATCCACGCGCGCTGGCTGGCGGCGGCGATCGGCACCAGCCTGCTGATGTCGGCCTGCGGCGGCGGACCGCCGAAGGCGCGTGTCGAGGACCAGCAGCAACAGCGCGACTTCGCCTCCCGCGGCTATGTCGGCGCGGCGGAGTCGGTCGCGGTCCAGACGCTGCCACTGCGGCTTCGCAATGATTTCTACCGCCTCAGCCTGACCTCGGGCGGCGGCAGCGCGGCTCGCCCGGTGGTGCTCTACCTGCCCGGGCTCGGCGAATCGGAGCATGCCGGCCATGCCTGGCGCAATGCGTGGGCGGCAGCGGGCTATGCGGTGCTCGCCGTCCAGCCGTTGGAGGACGACGCCACCGCCTGGGGCTCGGAGCTGGCCCGCGCCGCCGAGTTCACTCAATTGGGACGCCGACACTTCGCCGAGGCCGAGCTGCGCCGCCGCGTGGCCCGGCTGGATGAATTGCTGGGGGAAGTGCAGCGACTGGGTCGCGCGGGAGAGGCGCCGTGGCGCTCGCTGGACTGGTCACGCGCGGCGCTGGCCGGCTTCGATCTTGGGGCCCAGACGGCGATGACCATCGCCGGCGAATCCTTGTCGGACGGCACCCGGCTGAGCTTGACGTCATGGACGCCGCGTGCGGTGATCGTCATCAGTCCACAGGTCATGAGCGCGCCACAGCCGGCGCACTACCAGTCGATCGCCATGCCGGTGCTCGGCATCACCGGCGATCACGACGACGACCTGCTCGGTCTGGTGCCGCAGACCCGCTGGCGCAGCGCGCCGTTCGACGCCGTGCCGGCGGACCGGAGCTGGCTATTGCGGGTGGACGCGGTGCGCCATGCCCCGCTCAGCGGCACCGAGGGGCCGCCGACGCCGGAGAAGACGGAGGGGCAGCAGCGTCGATCGTCCGGCGAGAGCGGCGGTGGTGGTGGTGGTCGCCGACGGGGCGGTGGGGGTGGGATGGGTGGCATGGGCGGGGGCCCACAAGGCGTGCCCGGACGGATGGCGCCGGTGCCGGACGTGCCCGATTACCGAGGCCTCCATCAGCAACAGCTGGCGCTGATCGCCGCACGGCAGGTCAGCGTGGCGTTTCTGGATCTGCAGTTGAAGCAGTCGGCGCAGGCGCGGGATTGGTTGGCCGGGCCGGCAAATGTGTGGATGGGGCAGTCGGGGCGGCTGTCGGCGGCGGCGCTGCGGTAG
- a CDS encoding DUF3885 domain-containing protein, translating into MHPHPLAWWQSHFGGIAPRGHILRRALPERWVRLHSLPGAKRYAESEEEYREIQQRHLTVASTLFNADEPLYVFRASESEARPHGKVRHQLAGRQFREAVAVMPTATQTDDEDRFYVRALVSKWKPDFFEEAIRLLADWQEVGISFVSPSTRNIFCPYDGGMDIFTFSIAPEELCTRFAAWQSTRPDGM; encoded by the coding sequence ATGCATCCTCATCCTCTTGCTTGGTGGCAGTCCCATTTCGGTGGAATTGCGCCTCGCGGGCACATCCTGCGACGCGCTCTTCCCGAGCGATGGGTTCGGCTTCATTCGCTTCCCGGTGCGAAGCGATATGCCGAGTCGGAAGAGGAATACCGCGAGATCCAACAGCGGCACCTCACCGTTGCGTCGACGCTGTTCAACGCCGATGAACCGTTATACGTCTTTCGTGCGAGTGAATCCGAAGCCAGACCGCATGGGAAAGTGCGCCATCAGCTGGCAGGACGGCAATTCAGGGAGGCCGTCGCTGTTATGCCGACTGCTACTCAGACGGACGACGAAGATCGGTTCTATGTCCGAGCTCTCGTTTCTAAGTGGAAGCCTGATTTCTTCGAAGAAGCCATCCGTTTGCTAGCAGACTGGCAGGAGGTGGGCATTTCGTTCGTCTCGCCGTCCACAAGAAACATCTTCTGCCCGTACGACGGCGGAATGGACATCTTCACATTCTCCATCGCTCCGGAAGAGCTTTGCACTCGCTTTGCGGCTTGGCAATCAACCCGGCCAGACGGCATGTGA
- a CDS encoding SDR family NAD(P)-dependent oxidoreductase produces MNLQLSGLAAVVTGGSSGIGAAIVRTLATEGCNVAFCGRNEAKVLSQLHSTEGLPGRVRGQVLDVRDRDAVAAWFRELAAFDVLVANVSALSSDWGEAMETDVRSTVEVTELAIPYLEKSRWAAITYIGSKASSMPAPQSAAYGAAKAAMAHHIKSLSSRLLPGIRANTVSPGDTLIEDGHWGRVRERDPEGYEKVVARNPMGRLASPDEVAKVVAFISSPAASFVSGANWYVDGGSSNHVQF; encoded by the coding sequence ATGAACCTTCAGCTATCGGGGCTCGCAGCGGTTGTCACTGGCGGCTCGTCCGGGATTGGCGCCGCGATCGTGCGGACGCTGGCTACCGAGGGATGCAACGTCGCCTTCTGCGGCCGGAACGAAGCCAAAGTCCTGTCCCAGTTGCACTCGACCGAAGGGTTGCCTGGGAGGGTGCGCGGTCAAGTCCTTGACGTCAGAGACCGGGACGCGGTGGCCGCATGGTTTCGCGAACTTGCGGCTTTTGATGTCCTCGTCGCCAATGTCAGCGCCCTATCTTCCGATTGGGGAGAAGCGATGGAGACCGACGTGCGAAGCACCGTGGAGGTCACTGAACTGGCGATCCCATATCTCGAGAAGTCTCGATGGGCCGCTATCACTTACATCGGCTCGAAAGCCAGTTCAATGCCGGCGCCACAATCGGCAGCCTATGGCGCCGCGAAGGCCGCGATGGCGCATCACATCAAGTCGCTGTCGTCCCGGCTGCTGCCAGGGATACGCGCGAATACCGTATCCCCGGGAGACACACTGATCGAAGATGGACATTGGGGGCGAGTTCGCGAGCGTGATCCGGAAGGCTATGAGAAGGTCGTCGCACGCAATCCGATGGGCCGACTTGCCTCGCCGGATGAGGTCGCCAAAGTCGTGGCATTCATTTCAAGCCCCGCTGCGAGCTTCGTCTCCGGCGCCAACTGGTATGTGGACGGCGGCTCATCGAACCACGTGCAGTTCTAG